In one Gossypium hirsutum isolate 1008001.06 chromosome D09, Gossypium_hirsutum_v2.1, whole genome shotgun sequence genomic region, the following are encoded:
- the LOC107890921 gene encoding U11/U12 small nuclear ribonucleoprotein 35 kDa protein, translated as MSSNINSVFYAESYHPIQAGSIDGTDILPHDNAVYRALLCSNAALYDPTGDPKIIGDPYCTVFVGRLSHLTTEPTLHKAMSKYGRVKNLRLVRHIVTGASRRFAFVEFETEREMRRAYQDAHHAIIDDAEIIVDYNRQQLMPGWIPRRLGGGLGGRKESGQLRFGGRERPFRAPLQPIPYEDLKKLGITPPPEGRYMSRFQVPSPPQKPRKLVEKEEYSYKRSSVDREELSQRSSSMERDEHRRTVGRKQGSRKRSYVEEESQYGKSSEDRPECSPNTTSIETDHNYKRSTLDREEHYHSRSNAEGGEISRKRSSRYKEERPSKRHGHYSRSNH; from the exons ATGAGCAGCAACATAAACTCGGTGTTCTACGCAGAGTCGTACCATCCTATTCAGGCTGGCAGCATCGACGGCACCGACATCCTCCCTCACGATAACGCCGTTTACCGAGCTCTTCTCTGCTCTAATGCTGCCCTCT ATGACCCTACGGGTGACCCCAAGATTATTGGTGATCCTTACTGCACCGTTTTCGTCGGTCGCCTATCCCACTTGACCACGGAACCCACTCTCCATAAG GCTATGAGCAAATACGGCCGAGTCAAAAACTTGCGCTTAGTCCGCCATATCG TGACAGGGGCATCACGGCGTTTTGCTTTTGTTGAATTTGAAACTGAGAGAGAAATGCGTCGTGCATATCAG GACGCTCACCATGCAATTATTGATGACGCTGAAATTATTGTTGATTATAACAGGCAACAGTTGATGCCTGGGTGGATTCCTAGAAGATTAG GAGGGGGTCTTGGTGGTAGAAAAGAGTCGGGACAGCTTCGTTTTGGGGGACGAGAAAGACCATTTAGAGCTCCCTT GCAGCCGATTCCTTATGAAGATTTGAAAAAACTTGGAATAACTCCTCCACCTGAAGGAAGATACATGTCTCGTTTCCAG GTCCCATCACCCCCTCAAAAACCAAGGAAGTTGGTGGAGAAGGAAGAATACTCTTACAAGAGGAGCTCTGTGGACAGAGAAGAATTATCCCAAAGAAGTAGCTCGATGGAGAGGGATGAACACAGAAGGACAGTGGGGAGAAAGCAAGGCTCCAGAAAAAGGAGTTATGTGGAGGAAGAATCCCAATATGGGAAAAGCTCTGAGGATAGGCCTGAGTGTTCTCCGAACACAACTTCTATAGAGACGGATCATAACTATAAGAGGAGTACTCTGGACAGAGAGGAGCACTATCATTCCAGGAGCAATGCAGAGGGGGGAGAAATCTCTCGGAAAAGGAGCTCTAGATATAAGGAAGAACGCCCTAGCAAGCGCCATGGACATTATAGCCGGTCCAATCATTAA